A region of Candidatus Leptovillus gracilis DNA encodes the following proteins:
- a CDS encoding HD domain-containing protein: MPKDNSTNNQPEWRKAVRSAMQQATEQEIIDRFGGLDNASFNYRWEHVQSVVTLAMRLAEITGADIKVVEAAAWLHDVRKDAGDSHPREGAKFAREFLPQTNFPKKKIERVAMAIEDHMGLWRSQPLTNLESMVLWDADKLAKIGLTAAFHWTGLALAGNKFRALSELIERGRSADWQAKTVASMHTEPARRAAQSRLEAYNWLWNTLEAELNGSDLER; the protein is encoded by the coding sequence ATGCCTAAAGATAACAGTACCAATAACCAACCGGAATGGCGCAAGGCCGTCCGCAGTGCGATGCAGCAGGCCACCGAACAGGAAATTATTGATCGCTTTGGCGGCCTGGATAACGCTTCTTTTAATTACCGTTGGGAACATGTTCAGTCTGTCGTTACGCTGGCGATGCGCCTGGCGGAAATAACCGGCGCCGATATAAAAGTGGTCGAGGCGGCCGCCTGGCTGCACGACGTGCGCAAAGACGCCGGCGATTCCCATCCCCGCGAGGGCGCAAAATTTGCCCGCGAATTTTTGCCGCAAACCAATTTTCCTAAAAAGAAGATCGAACGAGTTGCTATGGCAATAGAAGACCACATGGGTTTGTGGCGCAGCCAACCGCTGACGAACCTGGAATCTATGGTCTTGTGGGACGCTGATAAACTGGCGAAAATTGGGTTAACGGCCGCCTTTCATTGGACCGGTCTGGCATTGGCTGGTAATAAATTCCGCGCTCTTTCTGAACTGATTGAACGCGGCCGTTCGGCCGATTGGCAGGCCAAAACTGTTGCCAGTATGCACACCGAACCGGCCCGCCGCGCCGCTCAGTCTCGTCTGGAAGCGTACAACTGGCTCTGGAATACTCTGGAAGCGGAACTGAACGGAAGTGACTTGGAACGATGA
- a CDS encoding acetyl-CoA C-acyltransferase, translating into MSTSQNPQDVVIVGAARTPTGRFMGGLSSLTATDLGATAIAAAITRSGIDPATVYEVIMGNVVQAGVGQAPARQAALRGGLPDSVGATAVNKVCGSGLKAVMMAANGIIAGEADVFVAGGMESMSNAPYLLPKARVGLRYGDAQLQDAVLHDGLWCAFQNWSMGSAAEFIAQQFGLTRQQLDEFALSSHEKAAEATVNGRFRQEIAAVEIPGRKTISRIDTDESIRASFSDGGCTLETSLEQLGKLPPAFAPDGVVTAGNAPGLNDGAAALALTSRAAAERQALKPLARIVGYTLVAVEPKWLFAAPARALPKLLHRIGWTLADVDLIELNEAFAAQVLANGLELTQQGYNWRWDKVNVNGGAIALGHPIGASGARLLVTLLYALQDRGLRRGIAALCLGGGEAVALALELEG; encoded by the coding sequence ATGAGTACAAGTCAGAACCCGCAAGATGTGGTGATTGTTGGCGCGGCGCGCACACCCACCGGCCGCTTTATGGGCGGCCTGAGCAGCCTGACAGCGACCGATTTGGGCGCAACGGCCATAGCCGCAGCCATCACCCGTTCAGGCATAGACCCGGCCACCGTGTATGAAGTGATAATGGGCAATGTCGTCCAGGCGGGTGTGGGGCAGGCCCCGGCGCGGCAGGCGGCGCTGCGCGGCGGGCTGCCAGATTCGGTGGGGGCAACGGCCGTCAACAAAGTCTGCGGCTCCGGTCTCAAAGCTGTCATGATGGCCGCCAACGGCATCATCGCCGGGGAAGCGGACGTGTTTGTGGCCGGCGGCATGGAAAGCATGTCTAACGCGCCCTACTTGCTGCCCAAAGCCCGCGTCGGACTGCGCTATGGCGACGCCCAACTGCAAGACGCCGTCTTGCACGATGGCCTTTGGTGCGCCTTCCAGAACTGGTCCATGGGCAGCGCCGCCGAATTTATCGCCCAACAATTTGGCCTGACACGCCAGCAGCTCGATGAATTTGCCCTGTCCAGCCACGAGAAAGCGGCCGAAGCGACAGTAAACGGCCGTTTCCGCCAGGAAATCGCCGCTGTCGAAATCCCAGGGCGCAAAACCATCAGCCGCATAGATACCGATGAATCCATTCGCGCCAGTTTCAGCGACGGCGGCTGCACCCTGGAAACCAGCCTGGAACAACTGGGCAAACTGCCGCCGGCATTTGCGCCGGATGGCGTCGTCACCGCCGGCAACGCACCGGGCCTCAATGATGGTGCAGCTGCCCTGGCGCTGACCAGCCGCGCCGCAGCCGAACGCCAGGCGCTGAAGCCTCTGGCGCGCATTGTGGGCTACACGTTGGTCGCCGTTGAACCCAAGTGGCTGTTTGCCGCCCCGGCGCGCGCCTTGCCCAAACTGCTACACCGCATCGGCTGGACGCTGGCCGACGTGGACCTGATCGAACTTAACGAAGCGTTTGCCGCGCAGGTGTTGGCGAACGGTCTGGAACTGACGCAGCAGGGGTACAATTGGCGCTGGGACAAGGTCAACGTCAACGGCGGGGCGATTGCGCTGGGGCATCCCATTGGCGCCAGCGGCGCGCGCCTGTTGGTGACGCTGCTGTACGCGCTGCAAGATCGCGGCTTGCGCCGGGGCATCGCTGCGCTGTGCCTGGGCGGCGGGGAAGCCGTGGCGCTGGCGTTGGAATTGGAAGGCTGA
- a CDS encoding AAA family ATPase yields the protein MNPSVLEKILAPVMKVDGLGVPIGLIQDIIFRLLFNEGEASVARVATVLGIHASVIDDLLSRMKQEHLVEITKAGSIGSLSFTYSPTDAGTRRARDAFERSQYVGRVPVSLDDYSTAILAQHRGNRRLSPNQVQQALGHLILPDNFHRRIGPAVNSGSSLFLYGPPGNGKTTIAEAIAQLLAKDDPIWLPDAVSVGGQIIRIFDPLVHIPLSDEEIAMHMDPYGQGSGAEKLKVDKRWRLFQRPSVMVGGELTMDALDLRFEPIAKVYEAPLQMKANGGMFLIDDFGRQQMRPQELLNRWIVPLESNIDFLRLQSGQSVEVPFQQLIVFSTNLDPNDLVDDAFLRRIQMKVLVGSPDEKLFYQIFLAVCNHYKVPFDKRSFVHLLQKWYRDAGRVMQSVHPRDIVKIVIALCDYENIPTRLTPSLVDEACFSYFVDKSVSAAWVSPVQANGVLPQAQPLTAVPLAA from the coding sequence ATGAATCCTTCGGTTCTAGAAAAAATTTTAGCGCCTGTCATGAAAGTGGATGGATTGGGTGTGCCAATCGGGCTGATCCAAGACATTATCTTTCGCTTGTTGTTTAACGAAGGCGAGGCCAGTGTTGCCCGTGTCGCCACAGTTTTGGGCATTCATGCCAGCGTTATAGACGATTTGCTGAGCCGCATGAAGCAGGAGCATCTGGTAGAAATAACCAAAGCCGGTTCTATTGGCAGCCTCAGCTTTACCTACAGCCCCACCGACGCGGGTACGAGGCGGGCGCGAGATGCCTTTGAACGCAGCCAATATGTGGGCCGCGTCCCGGTGTCGTTGGATGATTATTCGACGGCGATTCTGGCGCAACACCGGGGCAACCGGCGGCTTTCGCCCAACCAGGTGCAGCAGGCATTAGGCCACCTGATTTTGCCCGACAACTTCCACCGACGCATTGGCCCGGCTGTGAACTCCGGTTCGTCGCTGTTTTTGTATGGGCCGCCTGGCAACGGTAAAACAACCATTGCGGAAGCCATCGCCCAACTTCTGGCTAAAGACGATCCCATCTGGCTGCCGGACGCGGTATCTGTGGGTGGGCAAATCATTCGCATTTTTGATCCGTTGGTTCACATCCCCCTGAGCGATGAAGAGATTGCTATGCACATGGACCCGTATGGGCAAGGCAGCGGCGCGGAAAAATTAAAAGTGGATAAACGGTGGCGACTGTTTCAACGGCCGTCTGTCATGGTCGGTGGTGAATTGACGATGGATGCCCTGGACCTGCGCTTTGAACCCATCGCCAAGGTGTACGAAGCCCCGCTGCAAATGAAGGCCAACGGCGGCATGTTCCTCATCGACGACTTTGGCCGCCAGCAGATGCGCCCCCAAGAACTGCTCAACCGCTGGATTGTGCCCCTGGAAAGCAATATAGACTTTTTACGCCTGCAATCTGGGCAGTCGGTGGAAGTGCCTTTCCAGCAGCTTATCGTCTTTTCCACCAACCTGGACCCCAATGACCTGGTGGATGACGCTTTTTTGCGTCGCATTCAGATGAAGGTGCTGGTAGGCAGCCCGGACGAAAAACTGTTCTACCAGATATTCCTGGCGGTCTGCAACCATTACAAAGTCCCCTTCGACAAACGTTCCTTCGTTCACTTGCTGCAAAAGTGGTACCGCGACGCTGGCCGGGTGATGCAGTCGGTCCATCCCCGCGACATTGTGAAAATTGTAATCGCCCTGTGCGACTACGAAAACATCCCGACGCGGTTGACGCCATCATTGGTAGACGAGGCTTGTTTTAGTTATTTTGTGGACAAGTCGGTATCGGCGGCGTGGGTTTCGCCAGTCCAGGCAAATGGCGTTTTACCCCAGGCCCAACCGCTGACGGCCGTTCCCCTGGCGGCGTAG
- a CDS encoding class I SAM-dependent methyltransferase has translation MNDQENKSLPSTLYTEEYFLTACEGYDVFIESEGVQLSRRLKDSFAVAEVTAGMRLLDVGCGRGEIIRHCMEMGIEAYGIDYAEAAMSMTQEVIAAERVKITGEGRDPSKVKAGVCRSDAKYLPFPTGYFDRVLMFDVVEHLYPWELHAAMLEVRRVLKDDGRFIIHTAPNRWYDQYAYPWVRRVRTLLGEGHKYPKDPRAITAVNLDVHVNEQDMRSMKKALNAAGFKANVWLDSPPQNRQENAAMAGLRRLAFDVPPFRWFFEREVFAVGEKDSL, from the coding sequence ATGAATGATCAAGAAAATAAGTCCTTGCCTTCCACACTTTACACAGAAGAATACTTTCTAACAGCGTGCGAAGGGTACGATGTGTTTATCGAATCGGAAGGCGTACAGCTTTCCCGCCGTCTCAAAGATTCATTTGCGGTGGCCGAGGTGACGGCCGGTATGCGGCTTCTGGACGTGGGTTGTGGGCGGGGTGAAATTATTCGTCACTGCATGGAGATGGGGATTGAAGCGTATGGCATTGACTACGCCGAAGCGGCTATGAGTATGACCCAAGAAGTGATCGCCGCCGAACGGGTGAAAATAACCGGCGAAGGGCGAGACCCGTCCAAGGTTAAGGCCGGCGTTTGCCGTTCAGACGCCAAATACTTGCCCTTTCCCACCGGCTATTTTGACCGGGTGTTGATGTTTGACGTGGTGGAGCATTTGTATCCCTGGGAGCTGCACGCGGCGATGTTGGAGGTGCGGCGGGTGCTAAAGGACGACGGCCGTTTCATCATCCATACCGCCCCCAACCGCTGGTACGACCAATACGCCTACCCCTGGGTGCGCCGTGTGCGTACCCTGCTGGGCGAAGGCCATAAGTACCCCAAAGATCCGCGGGCGATCACGGCCGTCAACCTCGACGTCCACGTTAACGAACAAGACATGCGCAGCATGAAAAAGGCGCTTAACGCTGCCGGTTTCAAGGCCAACGTCTGGCTCGATTCGCCGCCGCAAAACCGCCAGGAAAACGCCGCCATGGCCGGTTTGCGCCGCCTGGCCTTCGACGTGCCCCCCTTCCGCTGGTTCTTTGAACGCGAAGTCTTCGCCGTAGGGGAAAAAGATAGTTTATAG
- a CDS encoding glycosyltransferase family 39 protein yields the protein MKRFLLYLTLILLLAFALRTYQLTAVPPGLTHDEANHGREALGILDGVYLFYFPLNYGSEPLYSYTVALSMALFGKGLLALRLVNVIFGVAAIAVAALWASRAFDRQTALLAAALTAVSFWPLATSREALRAGMLPFFMATAVWFFWQIITAPPENGRQRWLAAAGFGVSVAFTLHIYLAARVAWLMFPAFLLYLALVQRPTFRRVWQPVLVGLILAGLLATPMFIYLRLHPEALTRLDMLDAPLQALRSGHLRPVFANVSSALLAFIWPGYGDQFLAYNIPGRPVFEAVTAVFFLIGLLVCLLNWRKPAYALLLIWFGVGILPSLITGATANTTRNLAALPAVYLLPAVGFMGLGGWLMGRRGQRIRPLLNGAALLWLFIAGWISSRDYFSRWANSPDVRSAYQVNLVAALSYLAEQDLAPPIVMSTVYPGPAHDSSIALVLRPHAADDLHWVDARRALLWPGGGGGYALIPSSTPPDPAFSSFLQPVDTQTLRPNDLDPSFTLYRLSPNPVDVKATAVANFGDAVRLLEGKWLDDVVMAGETAVFQTTWQVIDPTRIGPVVPPTFTPDTVFFTQVLTTEGTVLAQQDILAAPSWAWQLGDILVQIHTITVPPQTTPGPYRTIVGIYDRVSLERLPTFTANGLPGETFADVSTLTITARQTSANQ from the coding sequence GTGAAACGCTTCCTGCTGTACCTCACCCTCATCCTGCTGTTGGCTTTTGCCCTGCGGACCTACCAGTTAACGGCCGTTCCCCCCGGCCTTACCCACGACGAAGCCAATCACGGCCGTGAAGCTCTGGGCATTCTGGACGGCGTTTATCTCTTCTACTTCCCCCTCAACTACGGCAGCGAACCACTCTACAGCTACACCGTCGCCCTGAGCATGGCCCTGTTTGGCAAAGGGCTGCTGGCGCTGCGGCTGGTCAACGTCATCTTTGGCGTGGCGGCCATCGCCGTCGCCGCACTCTGGGCCAGCCGCGCTTTCGACCGGCAGACGGCGCTGTTGGCGGCCGCGCTGACGGCCGTCTCCTTCTGGCCCCTGGCAACCAGCCGTGAAGCATTACGCGCCGGGATGCTGCCTTTTTTTATGGCGACGGCCGTCTGGTTCTTCTGGCAAATCATCACCGCGCCGCCGGAAAACGGCCGTCAACGCTGGCTGGCGGCCGCCGGATTCGGCGTGTCGGTGGCCTTTACGCTGCACATCTACCTGGCCGCTCGCGTAGCCTGGCTGATGTTCCCCGCCTTTCTGCTGTACCTGGCCTTGGTGCAGCGCCCCACCTTCCGCCGCGTCTGGCAGCCGGTGCTGGTCGGGCTTATTCTGGCCGGGTTGTTGGCGACGCCCATGTTCATCTACCTGCGTCTGCACCCAGAAGCACTCACCCGGCTAGATATGCTCGACGCTCCCTTGCAAGCGCTGCGCTCCGGCCATTTGCGACCTGTTTTTGCTAACGTCTCGTCTGCGCTGCTGGCCTTCATCTGGCCTGGCTATGGCGACCAATTTCTGGCCTACAATATCCCCGGTCGCCCGGTGTTTGAAGCAGTGACGGCCGTTTTTTTTCTGATAGGTCTGCTGGTCTGCCTGCTCAATTGGCGGAAACCGGCTTACGCCTTGCTGCTGATCTGGTTTGGCGTGGGCATTCTGCCCTCACTCATCACCGGGGCGACGGCTAACACCACGCGCAACCTGGCAGCGCTGCCGGCCGTTTACCTGCTGCCGGCCGTGGGATTTATGGGTCTGGGTGGCTGGCTGATGGGGCGGCGGGGGCAGCGGATACGGCCGTTGCTCAACGGCGCGGCCCTGCTCTGGCTGTTCATTGCCGGATGGATCAGCAGCCGCGATTATTTCAGCCGGTGGGCCAATTCGCCCGACGTGCGCAGCGCATACCAGGTCAATCTGGTGGCCGCCCTCAGCTATCTGGCCGAGCAGGACCTGGCGCCACCCATCGTCATGTCCACCGTCTACCCCGGCCCAGCCCACGACAGTTCCATCGCCCTGGTGCTGCGCCCCCACGCCGCCGACGATTTGCACTGGGTGGATGCGCGTCGCGCCCTGCTCTGGCCTGGCGGCGGTGGTGGTTACGCCCTCATCCCGTCCTCCACGCCGCCCGATCCGGCTTTTAGCTCCTTTTTACAGCCGGTGGATACCCAAACTCTACGCCCCAATGACCTGGACCCCAGCTTTACGCTCTATAGATTAAGCCCCAACCCGGTTGACGTGAAGGCGACGGCCGTTGCCAATTTTGGCGATGCAGTGCGGCTGTTGGAAGGGAAGTGGTTGGACGATGTGGTGATGGCGGGGGAAACGGCCGTCTTCCAAACCACCTGGCAGGTCATAGACCCAACCCGCATCGGGCCTGTCGTCCCGCCGACTTTCACGCCAGACACTGTCTTTTTCACCCAGGTCTTAACCACCGAAGGCACTGTCTTAGCCCAACAAGACATACTGGCTGCCCCCTCCTGGGCCTGGCAGCTTGGAGACATCTTGGTGCAGATCCACACCATCACCGTGCCGCCACAAACCACACCGGGTCCCTACCGCACCATCGTCGGCATTTACGACCGAGTCTCGCTGGAACGTCTCCCCACCTTCACCGCCAATGGCCTGCCTGGCGAAACCTTCGCCGACGTTTCCACACTCACCATCACGGCGCGCCAAACCTCCGCAAACCAGTAA
- a CDS encoding class D sortase — protein MSDRKADDLSVKELEQLLYHKKRQQRLQRLERLQQDGRLVVVDGLAAPNPNPPPLPRPEVSPTGAMRYYVLNPEEGELIEPEPTQRRINWRWVSNKFLLFVEIGAVIGLLVVLVGLWLTRQELNQELIQAQQAQVAEIALPTPTATPIIGLVVLPSGHRPPISGRPPEAGEAGDIPAHLMPAINAYVPPPIPTPGPEQARRIEIPAIGVDSTIVQGVDWDQLKKGVGQHINAAQPGREGNLVLAAHNDIFGEIFRHLDKLTPGDEIIISTERQSYTYVVREIDVVAPTAVSVMDPTAYAQATLISCYPYQINTQRIVVFADLIADANSS, from the coding sequence ATGAGCGACCGAAAAGCCGACGACCTGTCGGTGAAGGAACTGGAACAACTGCTGTATCACAAAAAACGGCAGCAGCGTTTACAGCGATTGGAACGTTTGCAACAAGACGGCCGTCTTGTCGTTGTAGATGGTCTGGCTGCACCCAATCCAAACCCGCCGCCGCTGCCCCGCCCGGAAGTCAGCCCTACCGGCGCGATGCGCTACTACGTTCTCAACCCCGAAGAAGGCGAACTGATTGAACCTGAACCGACTCAGCGGCGCATCAACTGGCGTTGGGTATCGAACAAATTCCTCCTGTTTGTGGAAATTGGCGCGGTCATTGGTCTGCTTGTTGTCCTTGTCGGCTTGTGGCTAACCCGACAAGAACTCAACCAGGAATTAATCCAGGCGCAGCAAGCGCAAGTAGCCGAGATTGCCTTGCCCACACCGACAGCCACCCCCATCATCGGACTTGTCGTTTTGCCCAGCGGCCACAGACCGCCGATCAGCGGCCGTCCACCAGAGGCGGGCGAAGCCGGCGACATTCCGGCGCACCTGATGCCGGCCATCAACGCCTACGTGCCACCACCTATCCCCACCCCTGGTCCAGAACAGGCCCGCCGCATCGAAATCCCGGCCATTGGCGTAGATAGCACCATTGTCCAGGGCGTAGATTGGGACCAACTTAAAAAAGGGGTCGGTCAACACATTAATGCCGCCCAACCTGGCCGCGAAGGCAATTTAGTCCTGGCCGCCCACAACGACATCTTTGGCGAAATTTTTCGTCATCTGGATAAGTTGACGCCTGGAGATGAGATCATCATCTCTACAGAGCGCCAATCCTATACATACGTGGTCCGAGAGATTGATGTCGTCGCGCCAACGGCCGTTTCCGTCATGGACCCCACCGCCTACGCCCAGGCAACCCTCATTTCCTGCTACCCGTATCAGATCAACACCCAACGTATCGTCGTCTTCGCCGACCTGATCGCCGACGCCAACTCCTCCTGA
- a CDS encoding translation initiation factor IF-3 — MRRRKSKPKSSTSTSVEYRINNRIRVREVRLIDQDNQNHDVVPIRKALEMAQEVGLDLVEVAPNADPPVCRIMDYGKFAYEKTKREREARKHQKLIEIKTLKLTPRTADFHRDILVKKAREWLGEGKKVKFQIRFRAREITYPEIGQEMLEGIAKELGDVSEVEQAPKLEGWSMTLMLTPELQKAKSEPAEK; from the coding sequence ATTCGTAGAAGAAAAAGCAAACCAAAGAGCAGCACCAGCACCAGCGTCGAGTACCGGATTAACAATCGGATTCGTGTTCGCGAAGTCCGGTTGATTGATCAGGACAACCAGAACCATGATGTAGTGCCAATTCGCAAAGCTCTGGAGATGGCTCAGGAAGTCGGCCTAGATTTAGTCGAAGTCGCCCCAAATGCCGATCCGCCCGTATGTCGTATCATGGACTATGGCAAATTTGCCTACGAGAAGACCAAACGGGAACGCGAAGCGCGCAAGCATCAAAAACTGATTGAAATCAAGACGCTCAAGCTGACGCCAAGAACGGCCGATTTCCATCGGGACATCTTGGTTAAAAAGGCACGTGAATGGCTGGGTGAAGGGAAAAAGGTGAAGTTTCAGATTCGCTTTAGGGCGCGTGAAATCACCTACCCGGAAATCGGCCAGGAAATGTTGGAAGGCATTGCCAAAGAACTAGGTGACGTGTCCGAAGTTGAACAAGCGCCAAAATTAGAAGGCTGGTCCATGACCCTAATGCTTACGCCAGAGCTGCAAAAAGCAAAGAGTGAACCGGCTGAAAAATAA
- the rpmI gene encoding 50S ribosomal protein L35, translating to MPKAKQKKYKLKSYKAAAKRFRMTSTGKILRTKGGKSHLRRRKSARTKNLLSRMLVVESAGDRKRIKRMAPYMKKYKANPPK from the coding sequence ATGCCAAAAGCGAAACAAAAGAAATATAAGTTAAAGTCCTACAAGGCGGCAGCCAAACGTTTCCGTATGACGTCAACCGGCAAAATTCTGCGCACCAAAGGCGGCAAAAGCCATTTGCGCCGGCGCAAATCTGCGCGTACCAAGAACTTGCTCTCAAGGATGTTGGTCGTGGAATCCGCCGGCGATCGTAAACGGATTAAGCGTATGGCTCCGTACATGAAGAAGTACAAGGCCAATCCGCCCAAATAG
- the rplT gene encoding 50S ribosomal protein L20, producing MMRVKGGFTTQRRHKKVLAMTKGQWGTRSKLFRRGNEAMMKSYWYAYRDRRVRRRDFRRLWIARINAGARLQGMSYSQLIHGLKLANVSLDRKVLADLAVRDEAAFAAVVDVAKQALA from the coding sequence ATTATGAGAGTTAAAGGCGGGTTTACAACCCAACGTCGCCACAAGAAAGTGTTGGCGATGACCAAAGGCCAATGGGGAACACGCAGCAAGTTGTTCCGCCGTGGCAATGAAGCGATGATGAAATCCTACTGGTACGCTTACCGCGACCGGCGGGTGCGTCGTCGAGATTTCCGCCGCCTCTGGATTGCGCGCATCAATGCCGGTGCGCGGCTTCAAGGCATGAGCTACAGCCAACTGATTCATGGCTTGAAGTTGGCGAATGTTTCTTTGGATCGCAAAGTTTTGGCAGACCTGGCCGTGCGGGATGAAGCTGCTTTTGCGGCCGTGGTGGATGTAGCCAAACAAGCATTGGCTTAA
- a CDS encoding glycosyltransferase family 39 protein: MNHTRLPYEHWLILLITLLAFGLRVWQLNRVPPGWRDDELIETLIISQRVLDGEWAVYYADASGHEALYHVLNAAMLALFGPTTWGIRLLSVILGTLTVPLTYLLGRRLFGSTVGLLAAALLATSFWSLMYSRIGLRHILLTPLVLAAFYFFWRGLQKSRWAGWFDGRSPLLSYLLTAVFLALGFYTYFAGRGLPLILVAFMGYLAVFAWPLFRRHWPGFALLLATAVFLAVPLIVTLRQQPESEARVAELALPLVEAQIGNFAPIWQYTLTTLSMFHNSGDPEWLYNIPQRPIFGPVGAGLFWLGVALAGWYALQPAAATLRALAVRTRRPAAAPIHLSSAFLLIWWLAGIAPGFISVPPASLGHTIMSQSAVYMLSALPVGWLATMGRKKYAVDRLRNTAYGLRLTAVTLGLLLFISTGWRDAQDYFVNWPARGMVRFLYRAEVHETAVYLNNHPDITDVGLTSVLAGPWDQAALDIDLQTAVQPRWYNPDRALLLQPSLVLAGWPQPPQFLPEAYTPLAERPSIGAYRFYTIDYDFPPGEKVCFVNGLCLETAVYDSVTGRLTLVWQVGEAFDLPPMPLISNPPPPGVYAGPRLSVFAHLLDAAGGLLTGDDGLWVDARYLQPGDRFAQFHQLTPPDGALAGGVAFGLYDPMTGKRIPTVDGRDSLQLRIDQRGDAENREIK, encoded by the coding sequence ATGAACCACACTCGCCTGCCCTACGAGCATTGGCTCATTTTACTCATCACCCTGCTGGCGTTTGGCCTGCGCGTCTGGCAGTTGAACCGCGTGCCGCCCGGCTGGCGCGACGACGAATTGATTGAAACGCTGATCATCTCGCAGCGGGTGCTGGATGGCGAATGGGCCGTCTATTACGCCGATGCCTCCGGCCACGAAGCGCTGTACCACGTCCTGAACGCCGCCATGTTGGCCTTATTTGGCCCAACAACCTGGGGCATTCGCCTGCTCTCGGTCATCCTGGGAACCCTGACTGTGCCGCTGACTTATCTGTTGGGGCGCCGGCTGTTTGGCTCGACGGTGGGGCTGCTGGCGGCGGCCTTGCTGGCGACGAGCTTCTGGTCGTTGATGTATTCGCGCATTGGGCTGCGCCATATTTTGCTGACGCCGTTGGTATTGGCCGCCTTCTACTTCTTCTGGCGCGGGCTGCAAAAAAGCCGGTGGGCAGGATGGTTTGATGGCCGGTCGCCGCTGCTCAGTTATTTGTTGACGGCCGTTTTCCTGGCGCTGGGTTTCTACACCTATTTTGCCGGGCGTGGGCTGCCGTTAATCCTGGTGGCTTTTATGGGCTACCTGGCCGTGTTCGCCTGGCCGTTGTTCCGGCGACATTGGCCGGGCTTTGCGCTGCTGTTGGCAACGGCCGTGTTTCTGGCCGTGCCGCTAATCGTCACCTTGCGGCAGCAGCCGGAATCAGAAGCGCGGGTGGCAGAGCTGGCGCTGCCACTGGTAGAGGCGCAGATCGGTAATTTTGCGCCCATTTGGCAATATACGCTCACCACCCTGAGCATGTTCCACAACAGCGGCGACCCTGAATGGTTATACAACATCCCCCAGCGTCCCATATTTGGGCCGGTGGGCGCAGGTTTGTTCTGGCTGGGGGTGGCGCTGGCCGGCTGGTATGCTTTGCAGCCAGCCGCCGCCACCCTCCGCGCTCTCGCCGTGCGCACCCGGCGACCGGCCGCCGCGCCCATCCACCTGAGCAGCGCCTTTTTGTTGATCTGGTGGCTGGCGGGCATCGCGCCCGGCTTTATCAGCGTGCCTCCGGCCAGTTTGGGGCACACCATTATGAGCCAATCGGCCGTGTATATGCTCAGTGCGCTGCCGGTGGGCTGGCTGGCGACGATGGGACGTAAGAAGTATGCCGTTGACCGTTTACGGAATACGGCTTACGGCCTACGGCTTACGGCCGTCACCCTGGGCTTGCTCTTGTTCATCAGCACCGGCTGGCGGGATGCGCAAGATTATTTTGTCAATTGGCCGGCGCGGGGCATGGTGCGCTTCCTATATCGCGCCGAAGTCCATGAGACGGCCGTTTATCTGAACAACCACCCGGACATCACCGACGTGGGGCTGACCAGTGTGTTGGCCGGTCCCTGGGACCAGGCGGCGCTGGACATTGATTTGCAGACGGCCGTTCAGCCCCGCTGGTACAACCCCGACCGGGCGCTGCTGCTGCAACCTTCTTTGGTCTTGGCCGGTTGGCCGCAGCCGCCGCAGTTTTTGCCGGAAGCCTACACGCCGCTGGCGGAACGGCCGTCTATTGGCGCTTATCGCTTTTACACGATTGATTATGATTTCCCACCGGGCGAGAAGGTTTGTTTTGTCAATGGATTGTGCCTGGAAACGGCCGTTTATGATTCTGTGACCGGGCGTTTAACGCTTGTCTGGCAGGTGGGCGAAGCGTTCGATTTGCCGCCCATGCCGCTGATCAGCAATCCGCCGCCGCCGGGGGTGTACGCCGGGCCGCGCCTCAGCGTCTTTGCCCATTTGCTAGACGCCGCCGGTGGGCTGCTAACGGGTGACGATGGCCTGTGGGTGGACGCGCGCTATTTGCAGCCGGGCGACCGCTTTGCCCAATTCCACCAACTAACGCCGCCGGACGGCGCCCTGGCGGGCGGCGTGGCCTTTGGCCTGTACGACCCGATGACCGGGAAGCGTATCCCGACGGTAGACGGCCGTGACAGCCTACAATTAAGAATAGATCAGCGCGGAGACGCGGAGAACAGGGAGATTAAATGA